A region of the Deltaproteobacteria bacterium genome:
GCCTCACCTAAAGCGGTTAACCCCACGGTACCCCATTGTCCCCACCCCCTAAAACCTCGAATAGGTTCACTCATACTATGAGTCAGCTGCACGATAAGTTCTAACCTATGGAGATTTTGAATACGTACCAAAAACTGTTGTTGAGAAAGGCCCGAAAAAGATTGAAGTTTTGCTTTGTCGACTCCATAAGCTGGACCAGCGATTCCAGGAAGATCCGAGGCGTTATCAAACATGAAATCCAACATTCGAGCCTCTTCAGGGCTAAGTTGCCGAAGGATTTCAGCGAAAGCGGGCAATACGTCGGATTTTGTAACAGCGCTGGCAATGAGTCCTGCCCATTTAGATGTCAGGCCATCATCTTCCTCGAGAGATGCACCCTCAAGCATCGGAATAAGGTGTTTTAGCTGAATTGGCTGAGCACTA
Encoded here:
- a CDS encoding DUF4393 domain-containing protein; translation: VRVGTFFRHNQSASRPIMPKKTPLNSALGTKGLKMVQDLAGAGKIAEATERGTREFRELIKDLLSPSANEIGECIADKVRIYRFKSTVRAIRKAQKQIKESGLSAQPIQLKHLIPMLEGASLEEDDGLTSKWAGLIASAVTKSDVLPAFAEILRQLSPEEARMLDFMFDNASDLPGIAGPAYGVDKAKLQSFSGLSQQQFLVRIQNLHRLELIVQLTHSMSEPIRGFRGWGQWGTVGLTALGEAFVTICRGPEKNGTTIA